A single Pseudomonas sp. MM223 DNA region contains:
- the nfdA_2 gene encoding N-substituted formamide deformylase (*Name nfdA_2) encodes MSQDRNDKTRRQFLATSTVLGAAGALWSALPFTGQAGSAHASTQGGSMTADLILFNGKLHTVDREKPTATAVAIKDGRFIAVGNDAEAMAHKGATTQIIDLKQRTVIPGLNDSHLHLIRGGLNYNLELRWEGVPSVADALRMLKDQAARTPTPQWVRVVGGWNEFQFAEKRMPTLEEINQAAPDTPVFLLHLYDRALLNRAALKAVGYDKSTPNPPGGEIQRDKFGNPTGMLIARPNAMILYATLAKGPKLPLEYQVNSTRQFMRELNRLGLTSAIDAGGGYQNFPDDYSVIQELADNNQLTVRIAYNLFTQKPKEELDDFKKWTSSVKLHSGTDFLRHNGAGEMLVFSAADFEDFLEPRPDLPQTMEEELEPVVRHLVEQRWPFRLHATYNESITRMLDVFEKVNRDIPFNGLPWFFDHAETITPQNIERVRALGGGIAVQDRMAFQGEYFVDRYGAKAAEQTPPIKRMLDMGVPVGAGTDATRVSSYNPWTSLYWLVSGKTVGGMELYPEGLDRDTALQLFTQGSAWFSSEQGKKGQIKVGQLADLAALSLDFFSVDEEAIKGIESVLTIVDGKVVYGAGEFDRLGPPQVPVLPEWSPVAKVPGHWRVGTPSLAAAVHQCSGPCGVHAHSHDKARKSSVPVNDFQGFWGALGCSCFAF; translated from the coding sequence ATGTCCCAGGACCGCAACGACAAGACCCGTCGCCAGTTCCTCGCCACCAGCACCGTGCTCGGTGCTGCCGGCGCGCTCTGGTCCGCATTGCCTTTCACCGGCCAAGCCGGTTCCGCTCACGCATCCACCCAAGGAGGTTCCATGACCGCCGACCTGATTCTGTTCAACGGCAAACTGCACACCGTTGACCGCGAAAAGCCCACCGCGACTGCCGTCGCCATCAAGGACGGCCGTTTCATCGCCGTGGGCAACGACGCCGAGGCCATGGCCCACAAGGGCGCCACCACGCAGATCATCGACCTCAAGCAGCGCACGGTCATTCCCGGCCTGAACGACTCGCACCTGCACCTGATCCGCGGCGGCCTGAACTACAACCTGGAGCTGCGCTGGGAAGGTGTGCCGTCGGTGGCCGATGCCCTGCGCATGCTCAAGGACCAGGCTGCGCGCACGCCCACCCCGCAGTGGGTACGTGTGGTGGGTGGCTGGAACGAGTTCCAGTTTGCCGAAAAACGCATGCCCACCCTGGAAGAAATCAACCAGGCCGCGCCCGACACCCCGGTGTTCCTGTTGCACCTGTATGACCGCGCGCTACTCAACCGCGCCGCGCTCAAGGCTGTCGGCTACGACAAGAGCACCCCGAACCCGCCGGGTGGCGAAATTCAGCGCGACAAGTTCGGCAACCCGACCGGCATGCTGATCGCTCGCCCGAACGCGATGATCCTCTACGCCACCCTGGCCAAAGGGCCGAAGCTGCCGTTGGAATACCAGGTCAACTCCACCCGCCAGTTCATGCGTGAGCTGAACCGCCTGGGCCTGACCAGTGCCATCGACGCCGGCGGCGGTTACCAGAACTTCCCCGACGACTACTCGGTGATCCAGGAGCTGGCTGACAACAACCAGCTGACCGTGCGCATCGCCTACAACCTGTTCACCCAGAAACCCAAGGAAGAGCTGGACGACTTCAAGAAGTGGACCTCCAGCGTCAAGCTGCACAGCGGCACCGACTTCCTGCGCCATAACGGCGCCGGCGAAATGCTGGTGTTCTCTGCCGCCGACTTCGAGGACTTCCTCGAACCGCGCCCGGACCTGCCGCAGACCATGGAAGAAGAGCTGGAACCGGTGGTGCGCCACCTGGTCGAGCAACGCTGGCCGTTCCGCCTGCACGCCACCTACAACGAATCGATCACGCGGATGCTCGACGTGTTCGAGAAGGTCAACCGCGACATCCCGTTCAACGGCTTGCCATGGTTCTTCGACCACGCCGAAACCATCACCCCGCAGAACATCGAGCGCGTGCGCGCACTGGGCGGCGGTATTGCTGTTCAGGACCGCATGGCCTTCCAGGGCGAGTATTTTGTCGACCGCTACGGCGCCAAGGCTGCCGAGCAAACCCCGCCCATCAAGCGCATGCTCGACATGGGCGTGCCGGTGGGCGCCGGTACCGATGCCACCCGTGTGTCCAGCTACAACCCGTGGACCTCGCTGTACTGGCTGGTCAGCGGCAAGACCGTTGGCGGCATGGAGCTGTACCCGGAAGGCCTGGACCGCGACACCGCATTACAACTGTTCACCCAGGGCAGCGCCTGGTTCTCCAGTGAGCAGGGCAAGAAGGGCCAGATCAAGGTGGGCCAACTGGCCGACCTGGCGGCGCTGTCGCTGGACTTCTTCAGCGTTGATGAAGAGGCGATCAAGGGCATCGAGTCGGTGCTGACGATTGTCGACGGCAAGGTGGTGTACGGCGCTGGCGAGTTCGACAGGCTTGGCCCGCCGCAGGTGCCGGTGCTGCCAGAGTG
- the puuB_14 gene encoding Gamma-glutamylputrescine oxidoreductase (*Name puuB_14) produces MSELRQECLWEFVSKPTVAAQALAGEHKADVCVIGGGITGLSAAIHLLEQGKSVILLEAWKIGHGGSGRNVGLVNAGTWIRPDDVEATLGQKQGSRLNKVLGEAPGEVFAMIERLGIDCQAQHKGTLHMAHNATGIADLEARHEQWRRRGADVELLTGAQCQEYCGTNKISAALLDRRAGTINPMGYTQGLAAAVARLGGKLFQQSSVEGLERDGDAWRVKTARGSVRADKVVISTGAYTEGDWSNLQKQFFRGYYYQVASKPLQGAAADKVLPHGQGSWDTRTVLSSIRRDDQGRLLLGSLGRVDNKPAWFVRSWADRIQSHYYPELGKVEWEMHWTGCIDFTPDHLMRLFEPAPGLVAVTGYNGRGNTTGTVIGRAFAEFLLKGEADSLPIPFSPMNGVSAPSLRTAFYESGFSLYHAGQCLRVVL; encoded by the coding sequence ATGTCCGAACTGCGTCAAGAATGCTTGTGGGAATTCGTCAGCAAACCGACCGTTGCCGCCCAGGCCCTGGCCGGTGAGCACAAGGCCGATGTCTGTGTGATCGGCGGCGGCATTACCGGCCTGTCGGCGGCCATCCACCTGCTCGAACAGGGCAAGTCGGTGATCCTGCTGGAGGCCTGGAAGATCGGCCACGGCGGCTCTGGGCGCAACGTCGGCCTGGTCAACGCCGGCACCTGGATCCGCCCCGACGACGTCGAGGCCACCCTCGGCCAGAAGCAGGGCAGCCGCCTGAACAAGGTGCTCGGCGAAGCCCCTGGTGAAGTGTTCGCCATGATCGAGCGCCTCGGCATCGATTGCCAGGCCCAGCACAAAGGCACGCTGCACATGGCGCACAACGCCACCGGCATCGCTGACCTCGAAGCCCGCCACGAACAATGGCGCCGCCGCGGTGCCGACGTGGAACTGCTGACCGGCGCCCAGTGCCAGGAATACTGCGGTACCAACAAGATTTCCGCCGCGCTGCTCGACCGCCGCGCTGGCACCATCAACCCCATGGGCTACACCCAGGGCCTGGCCGCTGCGGTGGCACGCCTGGGCGGCAAGCTGTTCCAGCAGTCTTCGGTCGAAGGCCTGGAGCGTGACGGCGATGCCTGGCGGGTGAAGACTGCGCGTGGCTCGGTGCGCGCCGACAAGGTGGTGATTTCCACGGGCGCCTACACCGAAGGCGACTGGAGCAACCTGCAGAAGCAGTTCTTCCGTGGTTACTACTACCAGGTAGCGTCCAAGCCGCTGCAGGGCGCCGCAGCCGACAAGGTGCTGCCACATGGCCAAGGCTCGTGGGACACCCGCACCGTGCTCAGCAGCATCCGCCGCGACGACCAGGGCCGCCTGCTGCTCGGCAGCCTCGGTCGGGTCGACAACAAGCCGGCGTGGTTTGTGCGCAGCTGGGCCGACCGTATCCAGAGCCACTACTACCCGGAGCTGGGCAAGGTCGAGTGGGAAATGCACTGGACCGGCTGCATCGACTTCACCCCCGACCACCTGATGCGCCTGTTCGAGCCGGCGCCGGGGCTGGTGGCAGTGACCGGGTACAACGGGCGGGGTAATACCACCGGCACCGTGATCGGCCGGGCGTTTGCCGAGTTCCTGCTGAAGGGTGAGGCGGACAGCCTGCCGATTCCGTTCTCGCCGATGAACGGTGTGAGCGCGCCTTCGCTGCGCACCGCGTTCTACGAGTCCGGCTTCTCGCTGTATCACGCGGGGCAGTGTCTCAGAGTTGTCCTGTAA
- the gabD_2 gene encoding Succinate-semialdehyde dehydrogenase [NADP(+)] (*Name gabD_2) produces MVAGLLERLGVAAEAYTQGDYPVHTPIDGSQIASVKLLGKAETIARIDQAQSAFDAWRTVPAPRRGELVRLFGEVLREHKADLGELVSIEAGKITQEGLGEVQEMIDICDFAVGLSRQLYGLTIASERPGHHMRETWHPLGVVGVISAFNFPVAVWAWNTALALVAGNSVVWKPSEKTPLTALACQALFEKALKAFGDAPAGLAQLVIGGREAGEAMVDDPRVPLVSATGSTRMGREVGPRVAARFGRSILELGGNNAMILAPSADLDLAVRGILFSAVGTAGQRCTTLRRLIVHRSIKDEVVARVKAAYGKVRIGDPRKDNLVGPLIDKLSFDAMQGALAKARDEGGQVFGGERQLADQYPNAYYVSPAIAEMPAQSDVVRHETFAPILYVLAYDDFEEALRLNNEVPQGLSSCIFTTDIREAERFQSASGSDCGIANVNIGTSGAEIGGAFGGEKETGGGRESGSDAWKGYMRRQTNTVNYSRELPLAQGIVFD; encoded by the coding sequence ATGGTTGCTGGATTGCTCGAGCGCCTTGGCGTTGCCGCCGAGGCTTACACCCAGGGCGACTACCCTGTTCACACGCCGATCGACGGCAGCCAGATCGCCTCGGTGAAATTGCTCGGCAAGGCCGAGACCATCGCCCGCATCGATCAGGCCCAGAGCGCCTTCGACGCCTGGCGCACTGTGCCGGCCCCGCGCCGTGGCGAACTGGTGCGCCTGTTCGGCGAAGTGCTGCGTGAGCACAAGGCCGACCTGGGCGAACTGGTCTCGATCGAAGCCGGCAAGATCACCCAGGAAGGCCTGGGCGAAGTGCAGGAAATGATCGACATCTGCGACTTCGCCGTTGGCCTGTCGCGCCAGCTGTACGGTCTGACCATCGCCTCCGAGCGCCCGGGCCACCACATGCGTGAAACCTGGCACCCGCTGGGCGTGGTTGGCGTGATCAGCGCCTTCAACTTCCCGGTCGCCGTCTGGGCCTGGAACACCGCCCTGGCCCTGGTGGCCGGTAACTCGGTGGTGTGGAAGCCGTCTGAAAAGACCCCGCTGACCGCCCTGGCCTGCCAGGCACTGTTCGAGAAAGCCCTGAAAGCCTTCGGCGACGCCCCGGCTGGCCTGGCACAACTGGTGATCGGCGGCCGTGAAGCGGGCGAAGCCATGGTCGATGACCCGCGCGTACCGCTGGTCAGCGCCACCGGCAGCACCCGCATGGGCCGTGAAGTGGGCCCACGTGTGGCGGCCCGCTTCGGCCGCAGCATCCTCGAACTGGGTGGCAACAACGCCATGATCCTGGCGCCGAGCGCCGACCTGGACCTGGCCGTGCGCGGCATCCTGTTCTCGGCTGTCGGCACTGCCGGCCAGCGTTGCACCACCCTGCGCCGCCTGATCGTGCACCGCTCGATCAAGGACGAAGTGGTTGCTCGCGTCAAAGCCGCCTACGGCAAAGTACGCATCGGCGACCCGCGCAAGGACAACCTGGTGGGCCCGCTGATCGACAAGCTGTCGTTCGACGCCATGCAGGGCGCGCTGGCCAAGGCCCGCGACGAAGGTGGCCAGGTGTTTGGCGGCGAGCGTCAGCTGGCCGACCAGTACCCGAACGCCTACTACGTATCGCCTGCCATTGCCGAAATGCCGGCGCAAAGCGACGTGGTGCGCCACGAAACCTTCGCCCCGATCCTGTACGTGCTGGCTTACGACGACTTCGAAGAGGCCCTGCGCCTGAACAACGAAGTGCCACAAGGCCTGTCGTCGTGCATCTTCACCACCGACATCCGCGAAGCCGAGCGCTTCCAGAGTGCTTCGGGCAGTGACTGCGGTATCGCCAACGTCAACATCGGCACCAGCGGCGCCGAGATCGGCGGTGCGTTTGGTGGCGAGAAGGAAACCGGCGGTGGTCGTGAGTCGGGTTCGGATGCCTGGAAAGGCTACATGCGTCGCCAGACCAACACCGTGAACTACTCGCGCGAGCTGCCGCTGGCGCAGGGTATCGTGTTCGACTGA
- the gcvA_18 gene encoding Glycine cleavage system transcriptional activator (*Name gcvA_18) — translation MSKRLVPSMTALQCFEAAARHLSFTRAAEELHLTQSAVSKQVAQLEDMLRHHLFLRIRRRLQLTPAGSLYLAEVNKILTQVDMSSRYVLTYGEQTEILKVATQPSFGVRWLIPHLKGFGKRHTNIHLDIRNEMEPFALLQGSADVVFFYGQGTWPGATCVELFREEVVPVCAPEPAGRA, via the coding sequence ATGTCCAAACGCCTGGTGCCTTCCATGACCGCCCTGCAGTGCTTTGAAGCTGCAGCCCGCCATTTGAGCTTTACCCGCGCCGCCGAAGAGCTGCACCTGACCCAGAGCGCTGTCAGCAAGCAGGTGGCGCAGCTTGAAGACATGCTGCGACACCACCTGTTCCTGCGTATCCGCCGCCGCCTGCAACTCACCCCGGCCGGCAGCCTGTACCTGGCCGAGGTCAACAAGATCCTCACCCAGGTGGATATGTCCAGCCGCTACGTGCTCACCTACGGCGAACAGACCGAGATATTGAAGGTAGCCACTCAACCAAGTTTTGGCGTGCGCTGGTTAATCCCGCACCTCAAGGGTTTTGGCAAACGCCACACCAACATCCACCTGGACATCCGCAACGAGATGGAGCCGTTCGCCCTGCTGCAAGGCTCGGCGGATGTGGTGTTTTTTTATGGCCAGGGCACCTGGCCGGGGGCCACCTGCGTGGAGCTGTTCCGCGAAGAAGTGGTGCCGGTGTGCGCGCCGGAGCCTGCTGGCCGGGCGTAA
- the gcvA_19 gene encoding Glycine cleavage system transcriptional activator (*Name gcvA_19), with amino-acid sequence MAGAEALTDLVLLQSTSRPEAWHEWFLEQDLQSVSAYHGPRFDTFYMALSAAQAGCGVALVPRYLAAKELADGSLVVPWNHAMRSAGAHYLAYAEHAAEVPKVRALVEWIHEQLKA; translated from the coding sequence TTGGCGGGCGCCGAGGCGCTAACCGACCTGGTGCTGTTGCAAAGCACGTCGCGGCCAGAAGCCTGGCATGAATGGTTCCTGGAGCAGGACCTGCAGAGCGTCAGTGCCTATCACGGGCCGCGCTTCGATACGTTCTATATGGCGTTGAGCGCCGCGCAGGCCGGGTGCGGGGTAGCGCTGGTGCCGCGTTACCTGGCGGCGAAGGAGCTGGCGGACGGGAGCCTGGTGGTGCCGTGGAACCATGCGATGCGCAGTGCCGGGGCGCATTACCTGGCGTATGCCGAGCATGCGGCGGAGGTGCCCAAGGTGCGGGCGTTGGTGGAATGGATTCACGAGCAGCTTAAGGCTTGA
- a CDS encoding putative protein: MFTSLLRLELIDNPQLRELAQSILAKRQIFTARALELIAQCERDGGLNAEDAEAFVQEALHTFRWHHNATVTAEQYQQLHDQHRLIADVVAFKGPHINHLTPRTLDIDAIQLGMPAKGIPPKAVVEGPPTRRHPILLRQTSFKALQEKVAFSDQQGSEGSHTARFGEIEQRGAALTPKGRQLYDKLLDATRAALGGAPAEANAERYMALLKDTFAEFPDDLAQMREQGLAYFRYFATEKGLAARDQEGRPTTLQGLIDAGHVHYEALVYEDFLPVSAAGIFQSNLGDDAQAEYGSNANRDAFEAALGLQVQDELALYAQSERRSLQACAHALNLGSM; this comes from the coding sequence GTGTTCACCTCGCTGCTGCGCCTGGAGCTGATCGACAATCCGCAACTGCGTGAGCTGGCCCAAAGCATCCTGGCCAAGCGCCAGATCTTCACCGCCCGCGCCCTCGAACTGATCGCCCAGTGCGAGCGCGACGGCGGCCTGAACGCTGAGGATGCCGAAGCATTCGTGCAGGAAGCGCTGCACACCTTCCGCTGGCACCACAACGCCACCGTTACCGCCGAGCAGTACCAGCAACTGCACGACCAGCACCGCCTGATTGCCGATGTGGTGGCCTTCAAGGGCCCGCACATCAACCACTTGACCCCACGCACCCTGGACATCGATGCGATCCAGCTCGGCATGCCGGCCAAGGGCATTCCACCGAAGGCCGTGGTCGAAGGCCCACCCACCCGCCGCCACCCTATCCTGCTGCGCCAGACCAGCTTCAAGGCCTTGCAGGAAAAGGTCGCGTTCAGCGACCAGCAAGGTAGCGAAGGCAGCCACACCGCGCGCTTTGGCGAAATCGAGCAACGTGGCGCGGCCCTGACGCCGAAAGGTCGCCAACTGTACGACAAGCTGCTCGACGCCACCCGCGCCGCCCTGGGTGGCGCACCGGCCGAAGCCAATGCCGAGCGCTACATGGCATTGTTGAAAGATACCTTTGCCGAATTCCCGGACGACCTGGCGCAGATGCGTGAACAGGGCCTGGCGTACTTCCGCTACTTCGCCACTGAAAAAGGCCTGGCCGCGCGCGACCAGGAAGGCCGCCCTACCACCCTGCAAGGGCTGATCGACGCAGGCCATGTGCATTACGAAGCGCTGGTGTACGAGGACTTCCTGCCCGTGAGCGCCGCGGGGATCTTCCAGTCCAACCTGGGCGACGATGCACAGGCCGAGTACGGCAGTAATGCCAACCGCGATGCGTTCGAAGCGGCGCTGGGGTTGCAGGTGCAAGATGAGCTGGCCCTGTATGCGCAAAGCGAGCGCCGCTCGCTGCAGGCCTGTGCACACGCGTTGAACCTGGGTTCGATGTAA
- the gcvA_20 gene encoding Glycine cleavage system transcriptional activator (*Name gcvA_20) translates to MYICFLVIRSTVPYGRCLMSRQLPPLYALRAFEAAARHCSFTRAGEELSITQSAVSRHIRTLEQHFACRLFVRSGRSLQLTEAARVLLPGVREGFAALERACDNLRGEDDILRMKAPSTLTMRWLLACLSRFRHLQPGNEVQLTSAWMDVDHVDFNQEPFDCAVLLSDGVFPAEWEVRKLFPELLIPVGAPDLLDEEPWDVCRLASIELLHPTVDKRDWREWLERMGLGDKVSLKGGQVFDTLELGMIAAARGYGISMGDLLMVAEDVAQGRLSLPWPTAVPSGMDYYLVWPRTRPGGERLRRLSDFLADEVAAMDLPDVEILPPL, encoded by the coding sequence ATGTATATATGCTTTCTGGTGATTCGCTCCACAGTCCCGTATGGCAGGTGCCTCATGTCCAGACAGCTTCCTCCGTTGTATGCCCTGCGCGCATTCGAAGCGGCTGCACGGCATTGCTCCTTCACACGTGCCGGCGAAGAGCTGTCGATTACCCAAAGTGCTGTCAGCCGGCATATCCGCACGCTGGAACAGCACTTCGCCTGCCGCCTGTTCGTACGCAGTGGCCGCAGCCTGCAATTGACCGAAGCGGCGCGGGTGCTGTTGCCGGGGGTGCGCGAAGGCTTTGCGGCGCTGGAGCGGGCCTGCGATAACTTGCGCGGCGAAGATGACATCCTGCGTATGAAAGCCCCGTCCACCTTGACCATGCGCTGGTTGCTGGCGTGCCTGAGCCGTTTTCGGCACCTGCAGCCGGGTAACGAAGTGCAACTGACCAGCGCCTGGATGGACGTCGACCATGTGGACTTCAACCAGGAGCCGTTCGATTGTGCGGTGCTGCTCAGTGATGGCGTGTTCCCGGCGGAGTGGGAGGTGCGCAAGCTGTTCCCGGAGTTGCTGATCCCGGTCGGTGCGCCGGACCTGCTCGACGAAGAGCCCTGGGACGTGTGCCGGCTGGCCTCTATCGAACTGCTGCACCCCACGGTGGACAAGCGTGACTGGCGGGAATGGCTGGAGCGCATGGGGCTTGGCGACAAGGTGTCGCTCAAGGGCGGGCAGGTGTTCGACACCCTGGAGCTGGGCATGATTGCCGCTGCGCGGGGCTACGGGATTTCCATGGGCGATCTGCTGATGGTGGCCGAAGATGTGGCGCAGGGGCGGTTGAGCCTGCCTTGGCCGACAGCAGTGCCCAGCGGGATGGACTACTACCTGGTATGGCCACGTACCCGGCCGGGTGGCGAGCGTTTACGGCGCTTGAGTGATTTTCTGGCAGACGAGGTGGCGGCGATGGATTTGCCGGATGTGGAAATCCTGCCGCCTCTCTGA
- the mdtK gene encoding Multidrug resistance protein MdtK (*Name mdtK) — translation MHVAPTTELKALLRLAGPLIASQLAHMLMVLTDTLMMARISPQALAGGGLGAASYSFVSIFCLGVIATVGTLVAIRKGANDIEGATRLAQNGLWLAWGLALFAALALWNLEPVLLMFGQQPENVASASEFLTLLPLALPSYLTFMALRGFTSALGRSTPVMVISVVGTVLNYLFNVALIEGMFGLPKLGLMGIGLVTAVVSMGMAIALALYIRWHSAYAAYPLRKGLSRPSLPALRELWRLGLPIGGTYMVEVGLFAFAALCMGVLGSTELAAHQIALQIVSTAFMVPTGLSYAVTMRVGLYYGAGNLLAARSAGRVGIGFGAMIMFAFAALFLLLPEALVGLFIDRNDPGFAAIFQVAVQLLMVAAWFELFDGMQTIAMGSIRGLKDAKTTFLIGLVCYWLVGAPSAWLFTFTLGGGAVGIWWGLALGLACAAVALTFGFEWRMKRLLKKAGVPGGSAVPV, via the coding sequence ATGCATGTCGCGCCCACCACAGAACTCAAGGCTTTGCTGCGCCTGGCCGGGCCGCTGATCGCCTCGCAGTTGGCGCACATGCTGATGGTGCTGACCGACACCCTGATGATGGCCCGTATCAGCCCGCAGGCGCTGGCCGGCGGCGGCCTGGGTGCAGCAAGCTATTCGTTCGTGTCGATTTTTTGCCTGGGCGTGATCGCTACGGTCGGCACCCTGGTGGCGATCCGCAAGGGCGCCAACGACATCGAAGGTGCCACCCGCCTGGCACAGAACGGCCTGTGGCTGGCCTGGGGCCTGGCACTGTTCGCCGCGCTGGCGCTGTGGAACCTGGAGCCTGTTCTACTGATGTTTGGCCAGCAACCGGAAAACGTGGCCTCTGCCAGCGAATTCCTTACCCTGCTGCCACTGGCGTTGCCCAGCTACCTGACCTTCATGGCCTTGCGTGGTTTTACCAGCGCCCTTGGCCGCTCGACCCCGGTGATGGTGATCAGTGTGGTCGGCACGGTGCTCAACTACCTGTTCAACGTGGCGTTGATCGAAGGCATGTTCGGCCTGCCAAAACTGGGCCTGATGGGCATTGGCCTGGTCACCGCAGTGGTATCGATGGGCATGGCCATCGCCCTTGCCTTGTACATCCGCTGGCATTCGGCCTATGCCGCCTACCCGCTGCGCAAGGGCCTGTCGCGCCCGTCGCTGCCGGCCCTGCGCGAGCTGTGGCGGCTGGGCCTGCCGATTGGCGGCACCTACATGGTGGAAGTGGGCCTGTTCGCCTTTGCTGCGCTGTGCATGGGCGTACTGGGCAGCACCGAATTGGCGGCGCACCAGATCGCCCTGCAGATCGTGTCCACGGCGTTCATGGTGCCGACGGGCTTGTCCTATGCGGTGACCATGCGCGTGGGTTTGTACTACGGCGCCGGCAACCTGCTGGCGGCGCGCAGCGCCGGGCGCGTGGGTATCGGGTTCGGGGCAATGATCATGTTTGCCTTCGCCGCCCTGTTCCTGCTGCTGCCCGAAGCACTGGTGGGGCTGTTTATCGACCGTAACGACCCGGGCTTTGCCGCGATCTTCCAGGTGGCCGTGCAGTTGTTGATGGTGGCGGCGTGGTTCGAGCTGTTCGACGGCATGCAGACGATTGCCATGGGCTCGATCCGTGGGCTGAAGGATGCCAAGACCACCTTCCTGATCGGGCTGGTGTGCTACTGGCTGGTGGGGGCGCCGAGCGCCTGGTTGTTCACCTTTACCCTGGGCGGCGGTGCGGTGGGGATCTGGTGGGGGCTGGCGCTGGGGCTGGCATGCGCGGCGGTGGCGCTGACCTTTGGCTTTGAGTGGCGGATGAAGCGGTTGTTGAAAAAGGCAGGGGTGCCTGGCGGGTCTGCGGTGCCTGTTTGA
- a CDS encoding putative signaling protein, whose product MSTPVEPLRLLLLADEPEWAAMLHACMPALRGSAVLLTAPNWEAVDSLFSHDRQAVVLATPALQPVPGRCELPTILLLDHEPEVAPSAVSDWLVRDQLNADTLRRSLRHVRERGVLVATLQRLAEQDPLTGIANRQGFQALLTARLAENEGRGIALGHLDLDNFRHVNDALGHQSGDRLILQVVARLQNQLEAGDQLARLGSDEFALLIDTRRDANRAEWIAERIVEALAEPYWIDGESLLLGCSLGLAHARAQSGADPLMWHAHIAMRQAKGSQGCTFHVFNERINRNARSLADLESELRRALRRDELELHYQPRLDLADGRIVGLEALVRWRHAERGLLPPSEFVPLAEQSGLIVPLGYWVISRALRDMQALCERGLEPLHMAVNLSFRQFQDSQLLATLSRLILEHGVDARWLEFELTETAVMRRNELVRQTMDALGRLGVRFSLDDFGTGFSSFVHLNSLPITLLKVDRSFVAGMEMREENRKLVHAMINLAHNLNLEVVAEGVESEEQLALLRGFGCDQVQGFLVSKPLPVGELIEFLLDCSRPKLVSL is encoded by the coding sequence TTGTCCACGCCTGTCGAACCTTTGCGTTTGCTGCTGTTGGCTGATGAGCCGGAATGGGCCGCCATGTTGCACGCGTGCATGCCTGCCCTGAGGGGCAGTGCCGTGCTGCTGACCGCCCCAAACTGGGAGGCGGTCGACAGCCTTTTCAGCCATGATCGCCAAGCTGTTGTGCTGGCAACCCCGGCCCTGCAGCCGGTGCCCGGGCGTTGCGAGCTGCCCACTATCCTGCTGCTCGACCACGAGCCCGAGGTGGCACCCAGCGCCGTCAGCGACTGGCTGGTACGTGACCAGCTCAATGCCGATACCTTGCGCCGCTCGCTGCGCCATGTACGCGAACGTGGGGTGCTGGTGGCCACCTTGCAGCGCCTGGCCGAACAGGACCCATTGACCGGCATCGCCAACCGCCAGGGCTTCCAGGCCTTGCTGACCGCGCGTCTGGCCGAGAACGAGGGCCGTGGCATTGCCTTGGGCCACCTGGACCTGGACAACTTCCGCCACGTCAACGATGCGCTTGGCCACCAGAGCGGCGACCGCCTGATCCTGCAAGTGGTGGCGCGGCTGCAAAACCAGTTGGAGGCCGGCGACCAGCTGGCGCGACTGGGTAGCGACGAATTCGCCCTGCTGATCGACACCCGCCGCGACGCCAACCGTGCCGAATGGATTGCCGAACGCATCGTCGAGGCCTTGGCCGAACCCTACTGGATCGACGGCGAAAGCCTGCTGCTGGGTTGCAGCCTGGGCTTGGCCCATGCCCGCGCGCAGAGCGGTGCCGACCCGTTGATGTGGCATGCGCACATTGCCATGCGCCAGGCCAAGGGCAGCCAGGGCTGTACCTTCCATGTGTTCAATGAACGTATCAATCGCAACGCCCGCAGCCTTGCCGACCTGGAAAGCGAACTGCGCCGTGCGCTGCGCCGTGACGAGCTGGAGCTGCACTATCAGCCGCGGCTCGACCTGGCGGACGGGCGCATCGTCGGCCTGGAGGCGCTGGTGCGCTGGCGCCATGCCGAGCGCGGGCTGTTACCGCCCAGCGAATTCGTGCCCCTGGCCGAACAGAGCGGCCTGATCGTGCCCTTGGGCTACTGGGTGATCTCCCGCGCCCTGCGCGATATGCAGGCGCTGTGCGAGCGCGGTCTGGAGCCGCTGCACATGGCGGTCAACCTGAGCTTCCGCCAGTTTCAGGACAGCCAGCTGCTGGCCACCCTGAGTCGCCTGATCCTTGAGCACGGTGTGGACGCCCGCTGGCTGGAGTTTGAACTGACCGAAACGGCAGTGATGCGCCGCAACGAGCTGGTGCGCCAGACCATGGACGCCCTCGGCCGCCTGGGTGTGCGCTTTTCGCTCGACGATTTCGGCACTGGGTTTTCTTCGTTCGTGCATCTCAACAGCTTGCCGATCACCTTGCTCAAGGTGGACCGCAGCTTTGTTGCTGGAATGGAAATGCGCGAGGAGAACCGCAAGCTGGTGCACGCCATGATCAACCTGGCGCACAACCTCAACCTCGAAGTGGTAGCCGAGGGGGTGGAGAGCGAAGAGCAGTTGGCGTTGTTGCGTGGGTTTGGTTGTGACCAGGTGCAGGGCTTTTTGGTCAGCAAGCCGCTGCCGGTGGGGGAGTTGATCGAGTTTCTCCTGGATTGCAGCAGGCCAAAGCTGGTTAGCCTTTGA